The following DNA comes from Mya arenaria isolate MELC-2E11 chromosome 11, ASM2691426v1.
GGTTTATCAATAATATGATAATAGTggtattattttcaatatttaaatatttttctttttgtcattaaaacatACGTGTCAGTTACTGGCACTGGTAGAAATGTTCCCATCATTGCAGATACAGTTATGGCTGCTACTCCCAAAACATCTCTATCCAGACAGAGGGTAGAGAACTTCGGGTGGTTACATATGCAATCAAGCTGAATTTGTTCGTTATTTTCCTTTCCATTTATTGCAACCAATTCACGGCAACATAAACAGTCAATCTCTTTCTGCATATCTGAACAACATCCGCATAGGCACCAGGCTCCAACGTTGCCAACTCGATCATTTCCAATAATATTATGATCTTGCAAACTTTCTTCGTCAGTATCCCCATCAGTTTCGGAATTCTCGTCGTCTGTATCTCGCTGCGGTTCAAAGCGATATGCCTGTATGTTTAAATCATCTAAATTCAATGGGTTTTCATCATCAGACGAAGAATCTTCGTAATTATTTGAACTATCGGCGTTATTGTTGTCCATAGAAGCCATTTTGACAGATGGGCGCTTACTGCGCATGCGCGGTTAACTCTCGCGATATTGGAACGCGAGCTCGCCTACGTCATCGGTCAAAGATGGCCCAGTGCATAAGCTGTATTACGCGTTTATTTACCTGTCACATTTCATGATCAGTGTGTCAAAAAAAACCATCGTCAcaaataatcatgatataaaacCTGTATTTATTAGAAAATCGTATTTTCCCATTGACTCTACAACTCCTTTAAACTTTTAGAACGTTTAACTTGAATTTGCTCGGGTCTTTTCGCATGGAAATATTATCCCACTGCAGTGCCCCTGAAATGTTGTTGGAATTCCAGTATTTCGCAATATAAGATCGATATAACAACTCGAGCTGGATCATTATCATAGCAACTCTGGGTGCAGAGAGGAAAACATTCCGTGTGAGTGTTGGagacttttttatttgttttgattccaATAGTCTTTAAAGAAAGTCAAATTAAAtcagtaaataaatacatgaaatatataagatattaaGAATGCTAATTTGTTGGTTTTACGCTTAAGTAACCATGACTCATGTCGGAGCGTTTTTACAATATTTCGTGTGTACTGTACTGTGTACAAAGGCAGTATACTAGCATTGATTAATTCACTTATGAAATTACCTGATAAAAGGCACTTCTGCGCACAAAACAGGATATTAGGATATGTTCGATGTGTCAGTCAGTGTAACTTTGGAATACCACTGTTGCGTCATTTACAAACTATTGAGTCAATATCATCTGTTGCCGAAACATGTTACCCCTGCATTGGAAAAccaaattattcatttattggttaatactattttttaatattgttgtaaCTACATGGAGAAAGACGCGGGATTCTTTTATTATAAGACATTCTTAACATGAATATAACTCACTAAAATGAAGTAaagttaaacatatgtattgTTCTTTTAGAGGATTCTCCGGTATATTTGTAGCGAGATGGGATCACCTACGACACGAATACAAACGTATTTACACGGagatcaaagaaacaaaataccTGGTTTGCTAAAATTGTCAGAGCAGAACACCAACGATAGACGACATACCAGTTAtgtcaattatataaatgaGTTGCTTAGGTACTTTGGAAAAGAACGAGTTCATCTGGTCGGAAGTACAGCTGAAAACTTGAAATTGCGGTGGTCAACAGACGGTGGTGACGCCGACTTTCTTCTCGTATCAGGGAGACTGGAGATTCCAGTAGCAAATATAATACCGCGCTCAGATACGCCTAGGTACATTTGGTTGCGCGGTGATCATCTTGACGAGCGGTATCGTGGACATTTGCTTGATGGGAAGTATCTCTGCGCGCAGCTTTTGCGGACTGTCGATCCTCAATTGTTTACAACATTGCGCGCGATTCATACGATCGTGACATCGCCTGCAGATTTTGTTCCAGGAAGAGAGAGTCGAATGACAAGCGTTGGTGTAAACTCAAAGGTCGGTTTAGCAAGGCTACAAATGCGGGACCTTGTAGTTGACAACAACGCGTTCCCAGGGAAGACGAGAGGAAGGCATGTTGGGAAACGCTGCGCCAATATAACAGCACAGTTAAAACTACGTTGGAAAGAAGTGAAAGTAAACCAAGAAGATTTAAAGACGTTGAAGAGACTTCTGAAGATAGTAGCACTAGTAAAGGAACCAGGAACTAAAGGAGAACATCATGGGTCGTTTAACTACTTTGCCACAATGCTATCTGAGGCGCTTAGCCGGCCTTCGCTTTTTGAAGATGATCTAGACGATGAGGAAGTTATCGTCTTTGAAAACGATATGGATATTGATGAGAATCATGGTAATGAGAGGATCAAAGCAACTTACGATGACAAGACAAGCAAAGATTTTGTTCCTGCAGCCCGAGTAAGTGGAAAACTTCAGTGCATGGTTGATTTTCGAAACAGAATGACGCATGCTGCATGGCCATCTCAGTCAATCGCTGAAGACATATTCAACAACGACGTTTTCGTAATATGTAGATCGGCTCCATTAAATCCATCCGCAGACAAAGATTTTTGCCTTGGTTTCAACCTTTCTGAAATAACACTTAGCCAGAATATGCCAGAAGTCGCTAAGACCGTCTACATTATCATGAAATCGTACTTGAAAGGTTTATTCCAAAAGCGGTTCAATGCTAAGAACCGTGAAGAAGTTAGACTGAAGTCGTACCATGTGAAGACGGCGATTTTTTGGACCCTTGAAAAGCATGGATCGTGTAGCTTTTGGACAGGGACTTCTGATGATTCCATTCTTCAGGGCATTCGTTACGTTCTcgacaaaatcaataaatgctTAAAAGACCGACAGCTGTGCCACTACTTCGTCACGAACAGCAACATGTTCGACGGGTTTCAGGAGGAGGAATATTCCCTGTGTGAAGCATGCGTGGACGAGATCATGAAAGACCCTGTCGGAAGTATTGCACTCTTTTTTGAATTGGATAAAGCAAAAAAGGCAGAATACTGGTTGTCTCCAGATGAGTTTGAGCAAGTTATGGCTTTAAAGAAGGATGGTGGAAGAAAGGACTTCGTTGATCGATTGGAAGATGCGTTAATTGATATGCTTAGAGGTTTCAATGAAGCTCCTAGGAGTCCCGATGGATCTTCTCCAATCAGAAACGCAGCTTTAGGCGTTATAGAGTTGTTTCGTAAAGAAGAACAAGAGAAAACCGGGGGTAAACAGTCAAGACGGGAAAGTAAT
Coding sequences within:
- the LOC128207467 gene encoding uncharacterized protein LOC128207467 isoform X3 produces the protein MGSPTTRIQTYLHGDQRNKIPGLLKLSEQNTNDRRHTSYVNYINELLRYFGKERVHLVGSTAENLKLRWSTDGGDADFLLVSGRLEIPVANIIPRSDTPRYIWLRGDHLDERYRGHLLDGKYLCAQLLRTVDPQLFTTLRAIHTIVTSPADFVPGRESRMTSVGVNSKVGLARLQMRDLVVDNNAFPGKTRGRHVGKRCANITAQLKLRWKEVKVNQEDLKTLKRLLKIVALVKEPGTKGEHHGSFNYFATMLSEALSRPSLFEDDLDDEEVIVFENDMDIDENHGNERIKATYDDKTSKDFVPAARVSGKLQCMVDFRNRMTHAAWPSQSIAEDIFNNDVFVICRSAPLNPSADKDFCLGFNLSEITLSQNMPEVAKTVYIIMKSYLKGLFQKRFNAKNREEVRLKSYHVKTAIFWTLEKHGSCSFWTGTSDDSILQGIRYVLDKINKCLKDRQLCHYFVTNSNMFDGFQEEEYSLCEACVDEIMKDPVGSIALFFELDKAKKAEYWLSPDEFEQVMALKKDGGRKDFVDRLEDALIDMLRGFNEAPRSPDGSSPIRNAALGVIELFRKEEQEKTGGKQSRRESNCESQLKPEHVLSGNRSGASVVGGLLNMLPHKGKDVQKWTDGLVQFASHFPESRKYIDMVGGSSGVWDVLQAASSSDPLAEIRAAVDRYLSCPDDVVDSVAMELKQKIIAYFIGQKEL
- the LOC128207468 gene encoding P2X purinoceptor 7-like; translated protein: MRSKRPSVKMASMDNNNADSSNNYEDSSSDDENPLNLDDLNIQAYRFEPQRDTDDENSETDGDTDEESLQDHNIIGNDRVGNVGAWCLCGCCSDMQKEIDCLCCRELVAINGKENNEQIQLDCICNHPKFSTLCLDRDVLGVAAITVSAMMGTFLPVPVTDTFFRLTAYRQFTLWIYGKLGRHNRRVVPACVVNKVRLQFPNLDGRDNFVGFEEAN
- the LOC128207467 gene encoding uncharacterized protein LOC128207467 isoform X1, with protein sequence MLPLHWKTKLFIYCEMGSPTTRIQTYLHGDQRNKIPGLLKLSEQNTNDRRHTSYVNYINELLRYFGKERVHLVGSTAENLKLRWSTDGGDADFLLVSGRLEIPVANIIPRSDTPRYIWLRGDHLDERYRGHLLDGKYLCAQLLRTVDPQLFTTLRAIHTIVTSPADFVPGRESRMTSVGVNSKVGLARLQMRDLVVDNNAFPGKTRGRHVGKRCANITAQLKLRWKEVKVNQEDLKTLKRLLKIVALVKEPGTKGEHHGSFNYFATMLSEALSRPSLFEDDLDDEEVIVFENDMDIDENHGNERIKATYDDKTSKDFVPAARVSGKLQCMVDFRNRMTHAAWPSQSIAEDIFNNDVFVICRSAPLNPSADKDFCLGFNLSEITLSQNMPEVAKTVYIIMKSYLKGLFQKRFNAKNREEVRLKSYHVKTAIFWTLEKHGSCSFWTGTSDDSILQGIRYVLDKINKCLKDRQLCHYFVTNSNMFDGFQEEEYSLCEACVDEIMKDPVGSIALFFELDKAKKAEYWLSPDEFEQVMALKKDGGRKDFVDRLEDALIDMLRGFNEAPRSPDGSSPIRNAALGVIELFRKEEQEKTGGKQSRRESNCESQLKPEHVLSGNRSGASVVGGLLNMLPHKGKDVQKWTDGLVQFASHFPESRKYIDMVGGSSGVWDVLQAASSSDPLAEIRAAVDRYLSCPDDVVDSVAMELKQKIIAYFIGQKEL